In Schaalia sp. JY-X169, the following are encoded in one genomic region:
- the yidD gene encoding membrane protein insertion efficiency factor YidD encodes MKNPFVPIFLAPVRLYQRYVSPLMAPRCRYYPSCSQYFVEAVQIHGVGKGFLLGVARIVRCNPWSRGGVNHVPSKGFWKAPEWVPPDDWAGHDIEEGP; translated from the coding sequence ATGAAGAACCCATTTGTCCCGATATTTCTTGCTCCCGTGAGGTTGTATCAGCGCTATGTTTCACCGCTAATGGCTCCGAGGTGTCGTTATTACCCGAGTTGTTCACAGTACTTTGTTGAAGCGGTGCAGATACACGGAGTTGGGAAAGGTTTTCTCCTCGGAGTTGCGCGAATTGTTCGATGCAACCCGTGGAGCCGAGGGGGCGTGAATCACGTTCCCTCAAAGGGTTTTTGGAAAGCACCTGAGTGGGTCCCGCCCGACGACTGGGCCGGCCACGACATCGAAGAGGGGCCGTGA
- the rpmH gene encoding 50S ribosomal protein L34, with translation MTKRTFQPNNRRRHKVHGFRLRMRTRAGRSILSSRRRKGRSQIAV, from the coding sequence ATGACGAAGCGTACTTTCCAGCCGAATAACCGTCGCCGGCACAAGGTTCACGGTTTCCGCTTGCGTATGCGCACGCGTGCCGGACGGTCAATCCTTTCTAGCCGTCGTCGCAAGGGCCGCTCGCAGATCGCTGTCTGA
- the rnpA gene encoding ribonuclease P protein component has protein sequence MLSADRRITRREGFARTLKKGCKSGNYVLVVSVLPCPGQMPARAGLIVGKRQVPRATARNQVKRRLRHVIQSRVVTLPAGWTLVVRSLEGAVGMSSEELGRNFDRLLASALKKASVDTASELRCDE, from the coding sequence GTGCTCAGCGCTGATCGCCGAATAACCAGGCGTGAGGGATTCGCACGAACTCTGAAGAAGGGGTGCAAATCCGGGAACTATGTCCTGGTTGTCTCGGTGTTACCCTGCCCCGGACAGATGCCTGCAAGGGCGGGACTGATTGTTGGAAAGAGGCAAGTACCGAGGGCCACTGCACGCAATCAAGTGAAGCGGAGACTGAGGCATGTCATTCAGTCGCGCGTCGTGACGCTGCCAGCGGGCTGGACTCTTGTGGTCCGAAGTCTCGAGGGAGCAGTAGGTATGTCTAGCGAGGAGCTTGGCCGAAACTTCGACCGACTCCTCGCTTCGGCACTTAAGAAGGCATCCGTGGACACGGCTTCTGAGCTTAGGTGTGACGAATGA